The Panicum virgatum strain AP13 chromosome 5K, P.virgatum_v5, whole genome shotgun sequence genome has a window encoding:
- the LOC120705457 gene encoding protein NLP3-like isoform X2 translates to MANWIPLGGNSDSTSKRVEQINHKWQFHLSLDEDGTDNSSLFKERLTQALRYFKESTDQHLLVQVWAPVKNGDRYVLTTSGQPFVLDHQSIGLLQYRAVSMMYMFSVDGENVGELGLPGRVYKLKVPEWTPNVQYYSSTEYPRLNHAISYNVHGTVALPVFDPSAQSCIAVVELIMTSKKINYACEVDKVCKALEAVNLKSTEILDHPNVQICNEGRQTALVEILEILTVVCEEHKLPLAQTWVPCKYRSVLAHGGGLKKSCLSFDGSCMGEVCMSTSDVAFHVIDAHMWGFRDACVEHHLQRGQGVSGKAFITRKPCFSKDIRKFCKLKYPLVHYARMFGLAGCFAICLQSSYTGHDDYILEFFLPPDCVDEHDQNALLESIFTLMKQCLRSLKVVGDRDSSGVSLQLSNVLKIENEEFKTDAQFDNSDGSLHDSPKGDTHGGAHTSDNGDNKVPNLPEGHLMADDCSQDNVISAGRPNGSGASDSSVLHKTSKPPERRRGKAEKTISLEVLQQYFSGSLKNAAKSLGVCPTTMKRICRQHGISRWPSRKINKVNRSLSKLKQVIESVQGSDAAFNLTSITGPLPIPVGPSSDSLNVEKVTRSKVAEPSNLVVDGDRDSSLQKSLENDGHFSILMAQQGFIDNNNDSQLEADKASHSRSSSGEGSINSRTSEGSCQGSPANRTFVCKPIASTFAEPQLNPEEFHKEHFQEPQLPLSRMLIEDSGSSKDLKNLFTPAADQPFLAPPSNLVSMKHSGTVTIKASFKEDIVRFRFPCSGSVTVLKDEVAKRLRMDAGTFDIKYLDDDHEWVKLACNADLEECMEISRNSGSHVIRLLVSDIAAHLGSSCGSSG, encoded by the exons ATGGCAAATTGGATTCCACTAGGTG GGAATTCTGACTCTACAAGTAAGAGGGTTGAACAAATCAATCACAAATGGCAGTTTCACCTATCACTGGATGAAGACGGCACAGACAACTCTAGCTTGTTCAAGGAGAGGCTTACACAAGCTCTCAGGTACTTCAAGGAATCCACAGATCAACATCTGTTGGTTCAAGTCTGGGCACCAGTTAAGAATGGAGACCGTTATGTGCTTACTACTTCAGGACAGCCATTTGTGCTTGACCACCAGAGCATCGGGCTACTCCAGTACAGGGCTGTATCCATGATGTACATGTTTTCAGTAGATGGGGAAAATGTTGGGGAGCTGGGGTTACCTGGCCGTGTCTACAAGCTAAAGGTGCCTGAATGGACACCAAATGTGCAGTATTACAGCAGTACCGAGTATCCACGGCTTAACCATGCGATCAGTTACAATGTTCATGGTACAGTTGCCCTGCCTGTTTTTGATCCTTCTGCTCAGTCGTGTATTGCTGTTGTTGAACTGATAATGACATCAAAGAAGATAAACTATGCCTGTGAGGTCGATAAAGTCTGCAAAGCACTTGAG GCAGTAAATCTTAAAAGCACGGAAATATTGGACCATCCAAATGTCCAG ATATGCAATGAAGGCCGTCAGACTGCTCTGGTGGAAATACTCGAGATCTTGACTGTGGTATGTGAAGAGCACAAGCTTCCTTTAGCACAAACTTGGGTTCCTTGCAAGTATCGAAGCGTATTGGCACATGGTGGTGGTTTGAAGAAGAGTTGCCTAAGTTTTGATGGAAGTTGCATGGGGGAGGTCTGCATGTCGACTAGTGATGTGGCATTTCATGTGATTGATGCTCATATGTGGGGTTTTAGAGATGCCTGTGTAGAGCATCACCTACAGAGGGGGCAAGGGGTTTCTGGAAAGGCATTTATCACACGCAAACCTTGCTTTTCAAAAGACATCAGGAAGTTCTGTAAGTTAAAGTATCCCCTTGTACACTATGCTCGTATGTTTGGATTGGCTGGCTGCTTTGCAATATGCTTGCAAAGTTCCTATACTGGACATGATGACTACATATTAGAGTTCTTCCTGCCACCTGATTGTGTCGACGAACATGACCAAAATGCCTTGTTGGAGTCTATATTCACTCTGATGAAGCAGTGTCTTCGTAGCCTAAAGGTAGTCGGTGACAGAGACTCGAGTGGGGTTTCACTTCAACTTAGTAATGTGCTAAAAATCGAGAATGAAGAATTCAAGACAGATGCTCAATTTGATAACTCTGATGGCTCCCTTCATGATTCGCCCAAAGGTGATACACATGGAGGAGCCCACACGTCTGATAATGGGGACAACAAAGTTCCAAATTTGCCAGAGGGACACTTGATGGCTGATGACTGCTCTCAAGACAATGTCATTTCCGCTGGCAGACCAAATGGTAGCGGTGCTTCTGATTCTTCAGTGCTTCACAAAACTAGCAAACCCCCTGAAAGAAGGCGTGGGAAGGCTGAAAAAACTATAAGTTTAGAGGTTCTTCAGCAATATTTTTCTGGAAGCTTGAAAAACGCAGCCAAAAGCCTTGGTG TTTGTCCTACAACCATGAAGCGCATCTGCCGGCAACATGGGATTTCTCGTTGGCCATCTCGAAAAATTAATAAGGTCAACCGGTCTCTCTCGAAATTAAAGCAGGTAATCGAGTCCGTTCAAGGCTCAGATGCTGCATTTAATCTCACATCTATCACAGGTCCTCTTCCTATTCCTGTTGGCCCTTCATCAGATTCTCTCAATGTAGAGAAAGTAACTCGAAGTAAAGTTGCAGAACCTTCAAATCTCGTTGTTGATGGTGACAGAGATTCATCATTACAAAAATCACTTGAAAATGATGGCCATTTTAGTATACTCATGGCCCAGCAAGGATTTATAGACAATAACAATGATTCTCAGCTTGAAGCAGACAAAGCTTCTCACTCGAGAAGTTCATCTGGAGAAGGCAGCATAAATTCACGTACTTCAGAAGGGTCATGCCAGGGAAGTCCAGCAAACCGGACATTTGTTTGCAAGCCAATTGCTTCAACATTTGCAGAACCTCAACTTAATCCTGaagagtttcacaaagagcATTTTCAAGAACCACAGTTACCGCTTTCCAGGATGCTGATTGAGGATTCTGGCAGCTCCAAAGATTTGAAGAATCTCTTCACTCCAGCAGCCGACCAACCTTTTTTGGCCCCTCCCAGTAATTTGGTGTCAATGAAGCATTCAGGGACTGTAACAATAAAGGCAAGTTTTAAGGAAGACATTGTAAGATTCCGGTTCCCATGCTCAGGCAGTGTAACTGTATTGAAAGATGAAGTAGCAAAGAGGCTAAGAATGGATGCGGGCACGTTTGATATCAAGTATCTCGACGATGACCACGAGTGGGTGAAGCTAGCATGCAATGCAGACTTGGAAGAGTGCATGGAGATCTCACGTAATTCGGGCAGCCATGTCATCAGGCTGTTGGTTAGCGATATTGCAGCACACCTTGGTAGTTCGTGTGGAAGCTCTG
- the LOC120705457 gene encoding protein NLP3-like isoform X1 — translation MDLDPPTSGPGDACAVSADAWHFDSLTTSLLFSSVSASPPLPPLPANSSSWLTPPSPLWFFEDRNLLPLDAPQAPEAAVAAAVVVEEIQRARSGNSDSTSKRVEQINHKWQFHLSLDEDGTDNSSLFKERLTQALRYFKESTDQHLLVQVWAPVKNGDRYVLTTSGQPFVLDHQSIGLLQYRAVSMMYMFSVDGENVGELGLPGRVYKLKVPEWTPNVQYYSSTEYPRLNHAISYNVHGTVALPVFDPSAQSCIAVVELIMTSKKINYACEVDKVCKALEAVNLKSTEILDHPNVQICNEGRQTALVEILEILTVVCEEHKLPLAQTWVPCKYRSVLAHGGGLKKSCLSFDGSCMGEVCMSTSDVAFHVIDAHMWGFRDACVEHHLQRGQGVSGKAFITRKPCFSKDIRKFCKLKYPLVHYARMFGLAGCFAICLQSSYTGHDDYILEFFLPPDCVDEHDQNALLESIFTLMKQCLRSLKVVGDRDSSGVSLQLSNVLKIENEEFKTDAQFDNSDGSLHDSPKGDTHGGAHTSDNGDNKVPNLPEGHLMADDCSQDNVISAGRPNGSGASDSSVLHKTSKPPERRRGKAEKTISLEVLQQYFSGSLKNAAKSLGVCPTTMKRICRQHGISRWPSRKINKVNRSLSKLKQVIESVQGSDAAFNLTSITGPLPIPVGPSSDSLNVEKVTRSKVAEPSNLVVDGDRDSSLQKSLENDGHFSILMAQQGFIDNNNDSQLEADKASHSRSSSGEGSINSRTSEGSCQGSPANRTFVCKPIASTFAEPQLNPEEFHKEHFQEPQLPLSRMLIEDSGSSKDLKNLFTPAADQPFLAPPSNLVSMKHSGTVTIKASFKEDIVRFRFPCSGSVTVLKDEVAKRLRMDAGTFDIKYLDDDHEWVKLACNADLEECMEISRNSGSHVIRLLVSDIAAHLGSSCGSSG, via the exons ATGGACCTCGACCCCCCCACCTCCGGCCCCGGGGACGCCTGCGCCGTCTCCGCCGACGCCTGGCACTTCGACTCCCTCACCACGTCCCTGCTCTTCTCCTCCGTCTCCGCCTCTCCACCGCTGCCTCCCCTGCCGGCCAACTCCTCCTCCTGGCTcaccccgccctcgccgctctgGTTCTTCGAGGACCGAAACCTGCTCCCGCTCGACGCCCCGCAAGCGCCcgaggccgccgtcgccgccgccgtcgtcgtcgaggaGATCCAAAGGGCCCGCTCAG GGAATTCTGACTCTACAAGTAAGAGGGTTGAACAAATCAATCACAAATGGCAGTTTCACCTATCACTGGATGAAGACGGCACAGACAACTCTAGCTTGTTCAAGGAGAGGCTTACACAAGCTCTCAGGTACTTCAAGGAATCCACAGATCAACATCTGTTGGTTCAAGTCTGGGCACCAGTTAAGAATGGAGACCGTTATGTGCTTACTACTTCAGGACAGCCATTTGTGCTTGACCACCAGAGCATCGGGCTACTCCAGTACAGGGCTGTATCCATGATGTACATGTTTTCAGTAGATGGGGAAAATGTTGGGGAGCTGGGGTTACCTGGCCGTGTCTACAAGCTAAAGGTGCCTGAATGGACACCAAATGTGCAGTATTACAGCAGTACCGAGTATCCACGGCTTAACCATGCGATCAGTTACAATGTTCATGGTACAGTTGCCCTGCCTGTTTTTGATCCTTCTGCTCAGTCGTGTATTGCTGTTGTTGAACTGATAATGACATCAAAGAAGATAAACTATGCCTGTGAGGTCGATAAAGTCTGCAAAGCACTTGAG GCAGTAAATCTTAAAAGCACGGAAATATTGGACCATCCAAATGTCCAG ATATGCAATGAAGGCCGTCAGACTGCTCTGGTGGAAATACTCGAGATCTTGACTGTGGTATGTGAAGAGCACAAGCTTCCTTTAGCACAAACTTGGGTTCCTTGCAAGTATCGAAGCGTATTGGCACATGGTGGTGGTTTGAAGAAGAGTTGCCTAAGTTTTGATGGAAGTTGCATGGGGGAGGTCTGCATGTCGACTAGTGATGTGGCATTTCATGTGATTGATGCTCATATGTGGGGTTTTAGAGATGCCTGTGTAGAGCATCACCTACAGAGGGGGCAAGGGGTTTCTGGAAAGGCATTTATCACACGCAAACCTTGCTTTTCAAAAGACATCAGGAAGTTCTGTAAGTTAAAGTATCCCCTTGTACACTATGCTCGTATGTTTGGATTGGCTGGCTGCTTTGCAATATGCTTGCAAAGTTCCTATACTGGACATGATGACTACATATTAGAGTTCTTCCTGCCACCTGATTGTGTCGACGAACATGACCAAAATGCCTTGTTGGAGTCTATATTCACTCTGATGAAGCAGTGTCTTCGTAGCCTAAAGGTAGTCGGTGACAGAGACTCGAGTGGGGTTTCACTTCAACTTAGTAATGTGCTAAAAATCGAGAATGAAGAATTCAAGACAGATGCTCAATTTGATAACTCTGATGGCTCCCTTCATGATTCGCCCAAAGGTGATACACATGGAGGAGCCCACACGTCTGATAATGGGGACAACAAAGTTCCAAATTTGCCAGAGGGACACTTGATGGCTGATGACTGCTCTCAAGACAATGTCATTTCCGCTGGCAGACCAAATGGTAGCGGTGCTTCTGATTCTTCAGTGCTTCACAAAACTAGCAAACCCCCTGAAAGAAGGCGTGGGAAGGCTGAAAAAACTATAAGTTTAGAGGTTCTTCAGCAATATTTTTCTGGAAGCTTGAAAAACGCAGCCAAAAGCCTTGGTG TTTGTCCTACAACCATGAAGCGCATCTGCCGGCAACATGGGATTTCTCGTTGGCCATCTCGAAAAATTAATAAGGTCAACCGGTCTCTCTCGAAATTAAAGCAGGTAATCGAGTCCGTTCAAGGCTCAGATGCTGCATTTAATCTCACATCTATCACAGGTCCTCTTCCTATTCCTGTTGGCCCTTCATCAGATTCTCTCAATGTAGAGAAAGTAACTCGAAGTAAAGTTGCAGAACCTTCAAATCTCGTTGTTGATGGTGACAGAGATTCATCATTACAAAAATCACTTGAAAATGATGGCCATTTTAGTATACTCATGGCCCAGCAAGGATTTATAGACAATAACAATGATTCTCAGCTTGAAGCAGACAAAGCTTCTCACTCGAGAAGTTCATCTGGAGAAGGCAGCATAAATTCACGTACTTCAGAAGGGTCATGCCAGGGAAGTCCAGCAAACCGGACATTTGTTTGCAAGCCAATTGCTTCAACATTTGCAGAACCTCAACTTAATCCTGaagagtttcacaaagagcATTTTCAAGAACCACAGTTACCGCTTTCCAGGATGCTGATTGAGGATTCTGGCAGCTCCAAAGATTTGAAGAATCTCTTCACTCCAGCAGCCGACCAACCTTTTTTGGCCCCTCCCAGTAATTTGGTGTCAATGAAGCATTCAGGGACTGTAACAATAAAGGCAAGTTTTAAGGAAGACATTGTAAGATTCCGGTTCCCATGCTCAGGCAGTGTAACTGTATTGAAAGATGAAGTAGCAAAGAGGCTAAGAATGGATGCGGGCACGTTTGATATCAAGTATCTCGACGATGACCACGAGTGGGTGAAGCTAGCATGCAATGCAGACTTGGAAGAGTGCATGGAGATCTCACGTAATTCGGGCAGCCATGTCATCAGGCTGTTGGTTAGCGATATTGCAGCACACCTTGGTAGTTCGTGTGGAAGCTCTG